A genomic stretch from Lathyrus oleraceus cultivar Zhongwan6 chromosome 2, CAAS_Psat_ZW6_1.0, whole genome shotgun sequence includes:
- the LOC127120337 gene encoding polyneuridine-aldehyde esterase translates to MSKANMDQKQQKHFVLVHGACIGGWCWYKLKPQLESLGHKVTALDLAACGIKTEKIEDVDTFEDYSKPLLELLASLDPKEKVILVGHSFGGMSIALAMEKFPEKIAVGIFIAAFIPDTNHKPSYVLQQYIERYPITGWLDSELPFHGNKTLLLLGSKFLSANFFQLCSKEDLELVNNLRRTGSLFVEELSEAENFSKKGYESVPRVYVVANEDLAIPVEFQQWMIQNAGVDVVNVINGADHMAMLSKPQELYLSLIDVSDKHA, encoded by the exons ATGTCTAAAGCAAATATGGACCAAAAACAACAGAAGCATTTTGTTCTTGTTCATGGTGCTTGCATAGGTGGCTGGTGTTGGTACAAACTAAAACCACAATTAGAATCTCTTGGTCACAAAGTCACAGCACTTGACCTTGCAGCTTGTGGCATCAAGACAGAAAAAATAGAAGATGTTGATACTTTTGAGGACTATTCTAAGCCTTTGCTAGAGTTGTTAGCCTCACTTGATCCAAAGGAAAAAGTGATTCTTGTGGGACATAGCTTTGGTGGAATGAGTATAGCTCTTGCAATGGAAAAATTCCCAGAAAAAATTGCAGTTGGAATTTTCATAGCAGCTTTTATTCCTGATACCAACCACAAACCATCCTATGTCCTACAACAG TATATTGAGAGATATCCAATTACAGGATGGTTAGACTCTGAGCTTCCATTTCATGGAAACAAAACACTGTTGCTTCTTGGATCCAAATTTTTGTCCGCAAATTTCTTTCAACTATGTTCCAAAGAG GATTTGGAATTGGTTAATAATTTAAGAAGAACAGGATCACTCTTTGTTGAAGAATTGTCTGAGGCAGAGAATTTCTCAAAAAAAGGATATGAATCTGTTCCTCGTGTTTATGTTGTTGCCAATGAGGACTTAGCAATTCCTGTGGAATTTCAACAATGGATGATACAAAATGCTGGAGTTGATGTTGTGAATGTGATCAATGGAGCTGATCATATGGCTATGCTTTCCAAACCTCAAGAACTTTATTTATCTCTTATTGATGTTTCTGATAAGCATGCTTAA
- the LOC127123710 gene encoding methyl jasmonate esterase 1, translating into MDKRHFVLVHGACHGAWCWYKVVALLKSSGHKVTALDMAASGIHPKQVHELDSIEDYYEPLVEFVRSLPEEERVILVGHSFGGICISMAMELFPKKIAVAVFVAAIMPSPDLCFMTIRQEVKS; encoded by the coding sequence ATGGATAAGAGACATTTTGTGTTGGTTCATGGAGCATGCCACGGAGCATGGTGTTGGTACAAGGTTGTTGCTCTATTGAAATCTTCTGGACATAAAGTCACAGCATTAGACATGGCTGCTTCTGGTATTCATCCAAAACAAGTGCATGAACTGGATTCCATTGAAGATTATTATGAACCGTTGGTTGAATTTGTAAGGTCATTGCCAGAAGAGGAGAGGGTAATCCTTGTGGGTCATAGCTTTGGTGGGATTTGTATATCTATGGCTATGGAATTATTTCCAAAGAAAATTGCAGTTGCTGTATTTGTTGCAGCTATCATGCCTTCTCCTGATCTATGCTTCATGACTATCCGACAGGAG